In the genome of Triticum urartu cultivar G1812 chromosome 5, Tu2.1, whole genome shotgun sequence, one region contains:
- the LOC125511364 gene encoding 24-methylenesterol C-methyltransferase 2, producing the protein MEPATMAWTAGLVGAGLVYWFVWVMGAAEVKGKRAVDLKMGSITRDKVQDKYTQYWSFFRRPKETATTQASADKVPAFVDTFYNLVTDIYEWGWGQSFHFSPSLPGRSHRDATRVHEERVADLLGAKPGHRVLDVGCGVGGPMRAIAAHSGARVVGITINEYQVNRARAHNRKAGLDAQCEVVCGNFMAMPFDDASFDGAYSIEATCHAPRLQDVYGEVYRVLMPGRLYVSYEWVTTPLYRADDPAHVEAIHGIERGDALPGLRRQDEIASIAQEVGFEVVQELDLALPPSLPWWTRLKMGRLAYWRNSLVVRVLTLLRIAPKGVVEVHEMLYETAQHLTLGGETGIFSPMHMVVLRKPVADAAE; encoded by the coding sequence ATGGAGCCGGCGACGATGGCGTGGACGGCGGGGCTGGTGGGCGCCGGCCTGGTCTACTGGTTTGTGTGGGTGATGGGCGCGGCGGAGGTGAAGGGGAAGCGGGCGGTGGATCTCAAGATGGGATCCATCACGCGGGACAAGGTGCAGGACAAGTACACGCAGTACTGGTCCTTCTTCCGCCGCCCCAAGGAGACGGCCACCACGCAGGCCTCCGCCGACAAGGTGCCCGCCTTCGTCGACACCTTCTACAACCTCGTCACCGACATCTACGAGTGGGGCTGGGGCCAGTCCTTCCACTTCTCGCCCTCGCTCCCCGGCCGCTCCCACCGCGACGCCACCCGCGTCCACGAGGAGCGCGTCGCCGACCTGCTGGGGGCCAAGCCGGGCCACCGCGTGCTCGACGTCGGCTGCGGCGTCGGCGGGCCCATGCGCGCCATCGCGGCGCACTCCGGCGCCCGCGTCGTCGGCATCACCATCAACGAGTACCAGGTGAACCGCGCCCGCGCGCACAACCGCAAGGCCGGGCTGGACGCGCAGTGCGAGGTGGTGTGCGGCAACTTCATGGCCATGCCCTTCGACGACGCCTCCTTCGACGGCGCCTACTCCATCGAGGCCACCTGCCACGCGCCCAGGCTGCAGGACGTGTACGGCGAGGTGTACCGCGTGCTCATGCCGGGGCGGCTCTACGTGTCCTACGAGTGGGTGACCACGCCGCTGTACCGCGCCGACGACCCGGCGCACGTGGAGGCCATCCACGGCATCGAGCGCGGCGACGCGCTCCCGGGGCTGCGCCGGCAGGACGAGATCGCGTCGATCGCGCAGGAGGTCGGGTTCGAGGTGGTGCAGGAGCTGGACCTGGCCCTCCCACCCTCGCTGCCATGGTGGACGCGGCTCAAGATGGGGCGCCTCGCCTACTGGCGCAACTCGCTGGTGGTGCGCGTGCTCACCCTGCTCCGGATCGCGCCCAAGGGCGTGGTGGAGGTGCACGAGATGCTGTACGAGACCGCGCAGCACCTCACCCTCGGCGGCGAGACCGGCATCTTCTCGCCGATGCACATGGTGGTCCTCCGCAAGCCCGTCGCCGACGCCGCCGAATAG
- the LOC125511365 gene encoding ABA-inducible protein PHV A1-like, which produces MSGWFGGKTDAKADEAAKTGPSVQDRAIEAKDQTISFIGEKSEAVTKAASDTADAAMKMGSDAMGKASETGQAITDRAIESKDQTFGFFGEKTEAAKKMAADTGDAAKQKSAEAAKCVEENAAKFTGEPAAPKEPTGNMFQQAGGQVMGAATGARDAVMNTLGMGGDKADVGSAK; this is translated from the exons ATGTCGGGTTGGTTCGGGGGTAAGACGGACGCCAAGGCCGACGAGGCCGCCAAGACGGGGCCGTCCGTCCAGGACCGCGCCATCGAGGCGAAGGACCAGACCATCAGCTTCATCGGCGAGAAAAGCGAGGCCGTCACCAAGGCGGCGTCGGACACCGCCGACGCGGCCATGAAGATGGGGAGCGACGCCATGGGGAAGGCGTCAGAGACGGGGCAGGCCATCACGGACCGCGCCATCGAGAGCAAGGACCAGACGTTCGGCTTCTTCGGTGAGAAgaccgaggccgccaagaagatGGCCGCCGACACCGGCGACGCCGCCAAGCAGAAGTCCGCCGAGGCCGCAAAGTGCGTCGAGGAGAACGCGGCGAAGTTCACCGGGGAACCCGCCGCCCCCAAGGAGCCCACCGGCAACATGTTCCAGCAG GCCGGCGGGCAGGTGATGGGTGCCGCTACGGGCGCCAGGGACGCCGTCATGAACACGCTCGGGATGGGAGGAGACAAAGCCGACGTCGGCAGCGCCAAATGA
- the LOC125511366 gene encoding ABA-inducible protein PHV A1-like produces MSGWFQEKSGDATKTASETGQTIQDRAVEAKDQTGAFLGEKSEAVTKAASETTEAAKKMGGEAMGKASETVEAGKDHAVEGKDQTGSFFGDKTDAVKKTATETADATKEKSTEAAQHVQDTAAQYTKDTPVAPKENVFQQAGGNMVGAATDAKDAVMNTLGMGGDK; encoded by the exons ATGTCTGGTTGGTTTCAAGAGAAGTCCGGCGACGCCACCAAGACGGCGTCCGAGACGGGGCAGACCATTCAAGACCGCGCCGTCGAGGCAAAAGACCAGACCGGGGCCTTCCTTGGTGAGAAAAGCGAGGCTGTCACGAAGGCTGCCTCCGAGACTACCGAGGCGGCTAAAAAGATGGGCGGCGAGGCCATGGGGAAGGCGTCCGAGACGGTGGAAGCCGGTAAGGATCACGCCGTCGAGGGCAAAGACCAGACAGGCAGCTTTTTCGGCGACAAGACTGACGCTGTCAAGAAGACGGCCACCGAGACTGCCGATGCCACCAAGGAGAAGTCCACCGAGGCCGCCCAGCATGTCCAGGACACCGCTGCACAGTACACCAAGGATACCCCGGTCGCCCCCAAGGAAAACGTCTTCCAGCAG GCCGGCGGGAATATGGTGGGTGCCGCTACAGACGCCAAGGACGCTGTCATGAACACGCTCGGGATGGGAGGAGACAAGTGA